The window GTTTTATTCAACAAGCCATTGCCCAAGTGTTAACTTTTCTATATGACCCGACTTTTTCAGACCATAGTTACGGGTTTCGACCAAATCGAAGCGCTCATGGTGCGATAAGGGAAGCAAAAGGATATATACGGGAAGGGAATCGCTGGGTAGTGGACATAGACTTGGAGAAATTCTTCGACAAGGTGAACCATGATAGGCTCATGGGTGTACTTGCGAAACGAATCGAAGATAAGCATCTGCTTAAGTTAATCCGTAAATACTTGAAATCGGGCATCATGATAAATGGTATCGTGACAACTAGTGAAGAAGGTACTCCGCAAGGAGGTCCCCTAAGTCCACTGCTTTCCAACATCGTACTTGATGAACTGGACAAGGAATTGGAGGAAAGAGGTCATAAATTTGTAAGATACGCCGATGACTGCAATATCTATGTGAAAACAAAGAAATCGGGCAATCGGGTCATGAACTCTGTTACTTGGTTTATTGAAGGGAAACTTAAGTTGAAAGTTAACCTGAATAAGTCACCAGTAGACCGTCCTTGGAAAAGGAAGTTTCTTGGATTCAGTTTCACTAATGGTATAGAACCAAAGGTTCGCATCGCCAAAGAAAGCGTGAAACGGATGAAGAACAAAATTCGAGAGATAACCTCTAGGAAGAAACCTTATTCGATGGATTATCGTATCCAGGAACTCAATCAATACCTGATAGGGTGGTGCGGTTACTTCGCATTGGCAGATACGCCAAGTGTTTTCAGGAACTTCGATTCGTGGATCAGAAGAAGACTTCGAATGTGTACGTGGAAGGATTGGAAGCTACCAAGAACCAAGGTGAGAAAACTCATAGGGGTAGGCGCCTCGAAAGGAAAGGCTTACGAATGGGGCAACTTACGTAAAAGTTACTGGAGAATATCCAAAAGCCCGATACTAGACAGAACCCTCGGAAACTCCTATTGGAGTTCCCGAGGGCTCAAAAGTCTATTAGCTCGTTATGAAACTTTACGTTATCCTCTTAATTGAACCGCCGTATACCGAACGGTACGTACGGTGGTGTGAGAGGTCGGGAGTTAATCACTCCCTCCTACTCGATTTTTTAAGCACACAAGCCGCATTTTATTTGCCCACAAATTGTATACAAAATATATTTTTTATTTCTAACGCTCCATATATTCATCAAAACTGTCTATCGATTGTTTTGCAAAATTATGCGATATATGTGCATAAGCATTCATAGTGGTAACAATGGATTCATACCCTAAGCTTTCTGAAATCGACTTCATTTCCCATTCAGCTTCCATGAGCATTACAGTATGTGTATGGCGAGTAGAGTGGATAGGTAACTGTATTGTGTCAGTCGTTTTACTGCAAAGTCATATTCGACGTTAAACAACTGTTTAATGTCGAATATTCAAGTTCATATTAAACGAAAACTATGCAACTGATCTAATAGCTAATACGACAGGGCAGCTACAGCTGATTTGTTAGAAGTATCAGAAAGAAAATTGCGAAATAAAGGAAGGAAAAAACGAACACCTTGAGATGTTCGTTAAAGAGTTATTATTTTTCAGTTGCTGTATTCCCCATTGCAATAGAAATCCTATTCCAACTGTTGATTTGATTGATGATTAGAACAAGGTCAACATACTGATTCTCGTTATAGTATTCACGTACTCGCTTATATAGGTCATCTGGAACTCTTTTAGTAGGAATTAAAGTTATATGCTCAGATAATTCTAGAGCAACTTTCTCTTCAGGTGTATAAAAAGTACATTCATTCCAAGCATTTAAACAATAAATACGCTGTTCGGTTTCACCCATCTTACGAGCATCGGATGTATGTAGGTCTATGCAGAAAGCACATCCATTAATTTGAGAAACTCTAATTTTGATAAGTTCCCTTGTTGCTCGATTAATTGTTGACTTCTTGGTGTATTTCTCCATATCCATCATGATTTTCATACCATCAGGTGCAACATCATAGTAGGCAACTCTTTGACTCATAAGGCAAGACTCCTTTTGTTTTAAGTTAAGTTAATTATAACTATATACGAACATTTGTGCCAGTTTTAACTTTGGAATATTTGAATTAAATAGAATTTCAAGAAGGAAATGTGTAGAATTTTCCTGTTCACTGAACAATACAAGGATGAATCGAAAGAAAGTATGCAGAAAACCGTACAACCGTACACCAATGGGAACGCGATCAATATTTAAAAATGTATTAATCAAAAGCGTTGGGGCTCAAGGGCTCCAACGTTTTTCTTTTTTTCTGCCCATAAATTTATCCGCAAAATATAGATTTTACTTCTTGCACATATTAACGGTCTATCGATTGCTTTGCAATGTTATAAGAAAAGACCCCTTGTAGCTTTGAAAAAAAGATTGATAGTTTGTAATAAAGTTTGATAAAAATCACCTCTTTAATTTTATTTTTGTTGGATATTTATGTTAAAATGGATGTTTACCTTGTGAGGATTTGTACTTAAACTAATTGAATAAGGGATATTGAGTAAAATATAGATTTTATAGTAGAAAGAGGAGGATTATTTTGAATAGAAATACAAGTTTAATTTTAGGTTCTGTGTTCATATTAACAAGCGGTATAATTTTTACAATAGAACGGTTAACTGCATATGTTTATTGGTTTGCTCAAACGAATACGGGTTCATATCCAACTGAACCAGAAATCCCTTCATTCTATAATTCAGATAATTTATTTACATTATCTTTTTAGTAATGGGAATTGTATTTTTATGCTTTGGTATCAAAAAAGAAGATTGATGATTGCTCTAACAGGTGCCTTATGTAAAAACGTTGAGCTGCTTAGACGGTTCTTTTTTTCTTATTGTGCTAACGCAACAGTTTACTTTAATAAAGGGAGACGAAAAATAAAATGGTGGATTTATGTAGATGTAATAAAACATATGATTTAAAAGTTGAAGGCGATATTGCTGCAGACGCTATCTGGTGTAATAAATGTTATAGTAACTTTGACATAGAATACGTTCCATTATCTATTAAGTTGAAGGCTGAATTAATGGAGTGGATATTGCAATATGGTAAATGGATTGATTGGGAAAATGATGGAATATTTCCTAATGGAGTAGAACTTGAAGAAAAACATAATAATGAGGGCTTGAAATTAACAGAAAAAGTAAAAAAAGAACTCGCAGGAAAATATAAAGTTTCATTTTCGCCTTCTACATTTGCAAAAAGACATGCAAATAAAATACAGTAACCCTTATTGCACTAATGGAAATTTGTTTAAATATGGAAAAGTAAACATACTAATGTTAGTATGTTTTATTTAGGGAGAAATTATGTTCTCTTTTAATAACTATATCAAAATAGTTTTAAAAACAATGCAAAATTATAAACATTTTTACATTTAAGTATAAAACAGTTTGGGAGAATGTGGTATAATTTCAAACGATGTTGATTCAGAAAATATGAACAAGGGAGATAAGAAGAATATGATGAAAAAGATAATGAAACGTTCGAGTGCTGTATTGCTTGGCGCTTCGTTGATGCTGACGACGGTTGTGCCAGTAATCCATGCGGAGGAGCAATCACCGCCCCTAACACCATCGATTAGTGATTGGGCTATTGAAACATTAAACGAAGGTGAAAAATACGGAATCTATCCAAATGAATGGTATTATGAAGGCTTCCTTCAAGAAATCTCGGTGGAGAAGGTAAATGAACTGCTGGCATTAACGGAAAAGAAAATTGCCTCACTGGGCTTATCAGAAAATAAACAGTATAAGCCAGTGAGCGTGAAGAACGATAACACACGCGGTGATATTGTAAAGCGCTTGTATAATATCGTGGCACGCTATGATTTACCTGTTGGCACAGATGCTATTAAATTTATGCAAGACCATAACATATTGCAAGGTTCTTCAAATGGACTGCAGTTAGAGAAAAAGGCAACGACGCAACAGGCTGTTATACTTGCTGTTCGATTCATTAAGAATACATATGCACTAGCAGAGCAAGGGTCGAAGGGGGTAGCCTGGGTAGTGGAGGATGAGGATACGATTGTGTATTTACTGGGATCCATTCACCTAGGTACACCTGATTTATATCCTTTCAATAAAAAACTAATGACGGCGTTCGATGAAGCGGATGCGCTGTTAGTAGAGGCAAATATTCTGGATACGGTAGGGCTTGAATACTATACAGAAAAGGCAATGTATACAGATGACTTAACACTGAAAGATACTGTTGCACCAGAAACATATGCGAAGCTTGAGCAAGTCGCAAAACTTTACAATCTCCCGATGGAACAACTGACATTGCAAAAGCCTTGGATGCTATCTAGCACACTATCATTGCTGGCAATGAATGATTCCTTTGATATGACACCACAAGACATGGCGATGCACGGTATTGATATATACTTTTTATTGAATGCACAGCTGCAGCAAAAGCCGGTGATTGAATTAGAAGGTACAAAAGCACAAGTTGATATGTTTGATGCATTATCACCAGAAGCCCAGGAGCAGTCTTTAGTCGCTGTGTTGGATAGCATAATCAATCCATCTGAAGAAAACCAAAACGAAATCCTCCAAGAGTGGTTTACAAGCTGGAAGCAGGGGAACGTTGAAGACTTCGCAAAAAGCTTCCAAGCGATGGATGGAGAATCGTCAGAGTTCAATGAAATGCTATTTGGTTTACGCGATGAACAAATGGCAAAGAAAATCATAAATGTACTTGAAGAAAAAGAAGGTACGTACTTTGTTGTTGTTGGTTCAGGTCACTTTTTAATCGAGAAAAGCGTTCGCTATCATTTGGAGAAAAATGGGTACAAGGTGAAGCCGTTTTATCAATAAAGAAAAAAACTTTTATGGGGATTTATTGATTAAATATTCTTAACGTTTGTAGCATCTTTTTGGCGTTTCTACAATAAGTAGAGACGCTTTTTTACTAACGGCACAGTTTAGCTTCATAAGAACGACAGCGAAATAGCAGTGTGACGTGAAGATAGTTTATGATTATCGAATAATCGAAAGAGGTGTGGGGATTATGTTGGAATATAAGGTAGATGATGAAGTTTTTTTGAGAATGTTCAATAAAGATGATGCAGAAGAGTTCTTCGATTTAACAATTAATTCAAAACCCTATTTAAAAGAGTGGCTTGGCTGGCTCGATTATACTAAGTGTGTAGAAGATACTGTACAAAACATACAATTAAGATGTAATGAACTTGTTAATAATGGAGGATATCCACAATCGTTTGCAATTATTTATAATGGAAGAATTGCTGGGACAATTGGATTTAATGAAATCCATAAGGATAACAAAATTGGTGTTGTGGGTTATTGGTTAGGTGAAAAATTCCAAGGTAAAGGTATAATGGCTAAAGCACTCAAAACATTAATTG of the Lysinibacillus fusiformis genome contains:
- a CDS encoding TraB/GumN family protein — its product is MMKKIMKRSSAVLLGASLMLTTVVPVIHAEEQSPPLTPSISDWAIETLNEGEKYGIYPNEWYYEGFLQEISVEKVNELLALTEKKIASLGLSENKQYKPVSVKNDNTRGDIVKRLYNIVARYDLPVGTDAIKFMQDHNILQGSSNGLQLEKKATTQQAVILAVRFIKNTYALAEQGSKGVAWVVEDEDTIVYLLGSIHLGTPDLYPFNKKLMTAFDEADALLVEANILDTVGLEYYTEKAMYTDDLTLKDTVAPETYAKLEQVAKLYNLPMEQLTLQKPWMLSSTLSLLAMNDSFDMTPQDMAMHGIDIYFLLNAQLQQKPVIELEGTKAQVDMFDALSPEAQEQSLVAVLDSIINPSEENQNEILQEWFTSWKQGNVEDFAKSFQAMDGESSEFNEMLFGLRDEQMAKKIINVLEEKEGTYFVVVGSGHFLIEKSVRYHLEKNGYKVKPFYQ
- a CDS encoding tyrosine-type recombinase/integrase gives rise to the protein MQLPIHSTRHTHTVMLMEAEWEMKSISESLGYESIVTTMNAYAHISHNFAKQSIDSFDEYMER
- the ltrA gene encoding group II intron reverse transcriptase/maturase; protein product: MLMERILSRENLLSALKRVERNKGSHGVDEMPVQNLRKHILQHCETMKMELLQGTYEPQPVRRVEIPKPAGGVRLLGIPTVTDRFIQQAIAQVLTFLYDPTFSDHSYGFRPNRSAHGAIREAKGYIREGNRWVVDIDLEKFFDKVNHDRLMGVLAKRIEDKHLLKLIRKYLKSGIMINGIVTTSEEGTPQGGPLSPLLSNIVLDELDKELEERGHKFVRYADDCNIYVKTKKSGNRVMNSVTWFIEGKLKLKVNLNKSPVDRPWKRKFLGFSFTNGIEPKVRIAKESVKRMKNKIREITSRKKPYSMDYRIQELNQYLIGWCGYFALADTPSVFRNFDSWIRRRLRMCTWKDWKLPRTKVRKLIGVGASKGKAYEWGNLRKSYWRISKSPILDRTLGNSYWSSRGLKSLLARYETLRYPLN
- a CDS encoding carboxymuconolactone decarboxylase family protein, giving the protein MSQRVAYYDVAPDGMKIMMDMEKYTKKSTINRATRELIKIRVSQINGCAFCIDLHTSDARKMGETEQRIYCLNAWNECTFYTPEEKVALELSEHITLIPTKRVPDDLYKRVREYYNENQYVDLVLIINQINSWNRISIAMGNTATEK
- a CDS encoding GNAT family N-acetyltransferase, producing MLEYKVDDEVFLRMFNKDDAEEFFDLTINSKPYLKEWLGWLDYTKCVEDTVQNIQLRCNELVNNGGYPQSFAIIYNGRIAGTIGFNEIHKDNKIGVVGYWLGEKFQGKGIMAKALKTLIDYGFNDLKLNRIEVRVAVENKKSRALPERFGFKEEGRIRQAEWLYDHYVDHVIYGLLANEWK